In a single window of the Raphanus sativus cultivar WK10039 chromosome 9, ASM80110v3, whole genome shotgun sequence genome:
- the LOC108823647 gene encoding ribosome-binding factor PSRP1, chloroplastic → MTTLLGFSHTKLPHCNVSITSPTCSSSSTVVSMVGRRSDSKTLRSGFLGRITHHDRLPSTGRRSSSAVKMSWDGSLASVKLIIQGKNLELSEAIKQHVEDKVGKAVQKHSHLVREVDVRLSVRGGEFGKGPKIRRCEVTLFTKKHGVVRGEEDAETVYACIDLVSTIIQRKLRKIKEKDSDHGRHMKGFNRSKVREPVIEPVVEDPEDVAGEEEEDDLIKEIVRTKYFEMPPLTVSEAVEQLELVAHDFYGFQNEETGEINIVYKRKEGGYGLIIPKKDGKAEKVDPLPTEQLNEHSFAE, encoded by the exons ATGACGACACTCTTAGGGTTCTCTCATACCAAGTTACCCCACTGCAACGTCTCTATCACTTCTCCAACATGCTCATCTTCCTCCACGGTGGTCTCAATGGTGGGGAGACGCTCTGATTCAAAGACTCTCCGGTCAGGCTTCCTAGGCCGTATCACTCACCATGATCGCCTACCCTCGACTGGTCGGAGAAGCTCGTCAGCAGTGAAAATGTCGTGGGACGGTTCTCTCGCTTCCGTCAAGCTGATCATCCAAGGCAAAAACCTCGAG TTATCAGAGGCAATCAAGCAGCATGTTGAGGACAAAGTAGGAAAAGCTGTTCAGAAGCACAGTCATCTCGTCAGAGAAGTTGATGTGAGACTCTCTGTTCGAGGTGGAGAGTTTGGTAAAGGACCCAAGATCCGTAGATGCGAG GTAACACTGTTTACAAAGAAGCATGGCGTTGTGCGCGGTGAGGAAGATGCTGAGACGGTATACGCTTGTATCGACTTGGTTTCAACGATAATACAGAGGAAGCTGAGGAAGATCAAGGAGAAGGACTCTGACCATGGAAGGCACATGAAAGGTTTCAACAGGTCGAAGGTGAGAGAGCCAGTGATTGAGCCCGTTGTGGAGGATCCTGAGGACGttgctggagaagaagaagaggatgattTGATCAAGGAG ATTGTGCGTACCAAGTACTTTGAGATGCCACCATTGACCGTCTCAGAGGCAGTGGAGCAGTTGGAGTTAGTAGCTCACGATTTCTACGGCTTCCAGAATGAAGAAACCG GTGAGATAAATATAGTGTACAAGAGAAAAGAAGGAGGGTACGGTCTGATAATCCCTAAGAAAGATGGCAAGGCTGAGAAAGTTGATCCGCTTCCAACTGAGCAATTGAATGAACACTCTTTTGCTGAGTAG